In the Gossypium arboreum isolate Shixiya-1 chromosome 10, ASM2569848v2, whole genome shotgun sequence genome, one interval contains:
- the LOC108452460 gene encoding zinc finger protein ZAT12-like produces MKRSFASEMENNLALANCLMLLSQGRNQYDHTIFNDSNNNNPTRVFECKTCNRQFASFQALGGHRASHKKPKLLDGSSTENQPPAKPKTHECSICGLEFSIGQALGGHMRRHRGGLSENHHQYGPLSSSSSSQEMVTTPIVKKSNSRRVLCLDLNLTPLENDWELFKLGKAALPIDCFF; encoded by the coding sequence ATGAAGAGAAGCTTTGCTAGTGAAATGGAGAACAATTTAGCTTTAGCAAATTGTTTGATGCTCCTTTCACAAGGAAGAAACCAATATGATCATACCATCTTTAACGATAGCAACAACAATAACCCTACTAGGGTTTTCGAGTGCAAAACATGTAACCGACAGTTCGCTTCGTTCCAAGCTCTAGGTGGTCATCGAGCGAGCCACAAGAAACCAAAGTTGCTTGATGGCAGTTCAACGGAGAACCAACCACCGGCGAAGCCTAAGACGCACGAGTGTTCGATCTGCGGGCTCGAGTTCTCGATCGGACAAGCCTTGGGAGGACATATGAGGAGGCATAGGGGTGGTTTGAGTGAAAACCACCATCAATATGGACCTTTGAGTTCGTCTTCCTCGTCTCAAGAGATGGTGACGACACCAATTGTGAAGAAATCGAATAGCAGAAGGGTTTTGTGCTTGGATTTGAACTTGACTCCATTGGAAAATGACTGGGAATTGTTTAAGCTTGGCAAAGCAGCTCTACCAATAGATTGTTTCTTCTAA